A region from the Geotrypetes seraphini chromosome 10, aGeoSer1.1, whole genome shotgun sequence genome encodes:
- the LOC117368068 gene encoding ketosamine-3-kinase-like has protein sequence MESLLRKALGTSVLAATGHSGGGCISQGQSYRTDRGSVFVKSNHKPEARRMFEGEMASLESILQTATVRVPKPIKVIDLPGGGSVFVMEHMEMKSLNRYSAQLGEKLADLHLHNQRLGEKLQKEGGTVGKGVGQSEPNFIDKFGFSAITCCGYLPQVNDWQNDWITFYARQRIQPQMDMIEKGSGDREAQELWSQLQLKIPEMFKDMEIIPALLHGDLWGGNIAEDEIGPIIFDPASFYGHSEYELGIAGMFGGFGSTFYSAYHSKIPKAPGFEKRLKLYQLFHYMNHWNHFGSGYRGSSLSIMRSLVK, from the exons ATGGAGTCGCTGCTGCGCAAGGCGTTGGGCACATCGGTCCTGGCGGCCACAGGGCACTCGGGCGGTGGTTGCATCAGCCAAGGGCAGAGCTATCGCACTGATAGAGGCAGCGTCTTCGTGAAAAGCAACCACAAGCCCGAG GCAAGAAGGATGTTTGAGGGAGAAATGGCCAGTCTGGAATCCATCTTGCAAACGGCCACTGTGAGAGTGCCAAAACCCATTAAAGTGATAGACCTTCCAGGAGGTGGCTCAGTCTTTGTCATGGAGCACATGGAAATGAAGAGCTTAAACAG GTACTCTGCACAGCTTGGAGAAAAGTTAGCAGATCTTCATCTTCACAACCAGAGGCTTGGAGAGAAGTTGCAGAAAGAAGGAGGCACTGTTG GTAAAGGAGTGGGACAGTCAGAACCCAATTTTATAGACAAGTTTGGGTTTTCTGCCATCACTTGCTGTGGCTACCTCCCTCAG GTAAATGATTGGCAGAATGACTGGATCACTTTCTACGCCAGGCAGAGGATCCAGCCACAGATGGATATGATTGAGAAGGGCTCAGGAGACCGAGAAGCACAAGAACTTTGGTCTCAGCTTCAG TTGAAAATACCTGAGATGTTCAAGGATATGGAGATTATCCCAGCGCTTCTACATGGAGACCTTTGGGGAGGGAACATAGCTGAAGATGAAATCGGACCTATCATCTTTGACCCAGCTTCCTTTTATGGCCATTCTGAGTATGAGCTAGGGATAGCAGGGATGTTCGGTGGATTTGGAAGTACTTTTTATTCTGCCTACCACAGCAAAATCCCCAAAGCACCAGGTTTTGAGAAACGCCTCAAGCTTTACCAGCTCTTTCATTACATGAACCACTGGAATCACTTTGGATCTGGATACAGAGGGTCTTCATTGAGTATTATGAGAAGTCTTGTAAAATAA